The following proteins are encoded in a genomic region of Mycobacterium sp. 155:
- a CDS encoding alpha/beta hydrolase translates to MRHQLVRALCVSTVAVSTLLTGCAPILAADPEYATGTGAHPQGQPETTTPRPAGPPPMEAPKNDPLQWQDCTARLFGNAATPPVPGVKLDCATYDADLDPIEGASGSLNIGVVRASSAQTPANAAPLVMTTGSDIPSSVQLPAWLSRSGADVLAAHPIVAVDRRGMGLSEAVDCRDAYDRQEMHDQAQFESGNDPVANLGAVTQTATTNCTDTIAPGDSAYNNAHAAEDLERLRSTWDVPTLALLGIGNGAQVALAYAGSHPNKVSRLLLDSPLPLAIGAEAAAEQRVKGQQAALDAFAAQCVATNCPLGPDPKGAVDALLADARSGRGPGGASVAAVADAVSTALGFPRTDRVGSTNDLAAALAAARSGDPTLLNDLITQAQSLRQTDGQFINSCGDALNRPTPDRVRELVVQWGKLYPEFGAVGALDLVKCLNWPSSSAPADPKDLSIPVLILGVQNDPIVGSEGVSAVAASIINAGAINRRVMWQGIGHGASIYTPCALQPITLYLDTGKVPDTDTFCPA, encoded by the coding sequence ATGCGTCATCAGCTGGTGAGGGCCCTGTGTGTGTCGACCGTCGCGGTGTCGACACTGCTCACCGGGTGCGCCCCCATCCTTGCCGCGGACCCGGAGTACGCCACCGGTACCGGCGCTCACCCACAGGGACAACCCGAAACCACCACACCCCGACCGGCGGGCCCGCCGCCGATGGAAGCTCCGAAAAACGATCCGCTGCAATGGCAGGACTGCACCGCACGACTGTTCGGCAACGCCGCGACCCCGCCGGTACCTGGGGTCAAGCTGGACTGCGCCACCTACGATGCCGACCTCGACCCGATCGAAGGCGCCAGTGGATCGCTGAACATCGGTGTGGTGCGGGCGAGCTCAGCGCAGACACCGGCCAACGCGGCCCCATTGGTGATGACCACGGGGTCCGACATCCCGTCCTCGGTCCAGTTGCCGGCGTGGTTGTCGCGGTCGGGAGCCGACGTCCTGGCGGCCCATCCGATCGTCGCCGTCGACCGCCGCGGCATGGGCTTGTCCGAGGCGGTGGACTGCCGCGATGCGTACGACCGTCAGGAAATGCACGACCAGGCCCAGTTCGAGTCCGGCAACGACCCTGTCGCCAATCTGGGTGCGGTGACCCAGACCGCCACCACCAACTGCACCGACACCATCGCCCCCGGCGACTCGGCGTACAACAACGCCCACGCCGCCGAGGATCTCGAACGGTTGCGCAGTACCTGGGATGTCCCGACCCTGGCGCTGCTCGGCATCGGCAATGGTGCACAGGTCGCGCTGGCCTACGCCGGCTCGCACCCGAACAAGGTGTCACGGCTGCTCCTCGATTCACCCCTGCCGTTGGCCATCGGCGCCGAGGCCGCCGCCGAGCAGCGGGTCAAGGGCCAGCAGGCGGCGCTCGACGCATTCGCCGCGCAGTGTGTCGCCACCAACTGCCCGCTCGGACCGGACCCCAAAGGGGCGGTCGACGCGCTGCTGGCCGATGCGCGCTCGGGCCGCGGGCCCGGCGGCGCATCGGTGGCCGCCGTGGCCGACGCCGTCAGCACCGCACTGGGGTTCCCGCGCACTGACCGCGTTGGCTCCACCAACGATCTGGCAGCCGCGCTGGCCGCCGCGCGGTCCGGCGACCCAACCCTGCTCAATGATCTGATCACGCAAGCACAGTCGCTGCGGCAGACCGACGGCCAGTTCATCAACAGCTGCGGCGACGCCCTCAACCGGCCTACGCCTGACCGGGTACGCGAACTCGTCGTTCAGTGGGGCAAGCTCTACCCCGAGTTCGGCGCTGTCGGCGCCCTGGATTTGGTGAAATGCCTGAACTGGCCCAGCAGTTCGGCACCCGCGGATCCCAAGGACCTCAGCATCCCGGTGCTGATCCTCGGTGTGCAGAACGACCCCATCGTCGGTAGTGAGGGCGTCTCGGCCGTTGCCGCCAGCATCATCAACGCCGGCGCCATCAACCGGCGGGTCATGTGGCAGGGCATCGGCCATGGCGCCAGCATCTACACCCCCTGTGCGCTGCAACCGATCACGCTGTATCTCGACACTGGCAAGGTGCCGGACACCGACACGTTCTGTCCTGCCTGA
- the aftC gene encoding arabinofuranan 3-O-arabinosyltransferase, producing the protein MYGSVVTAVDSIRNGILGAFGPRTSPPSTATVLRSVLWPLAIMSIIHRSYVLSTNGYITDDFGPVYRAVSNFRRHWAIYNEHFNFVDPHYLYPPGGTLLLAPFGFLPEFASRFWFVAFNSIAVIIAACLLVRLFKFSLTSVALPALLLAMFCTESVTNTLVFTNINGCILLAEVLFFRWLLDGKQNHQWLAGAAIGMTLVVKPLLGVLLLLPLLNRQWRALVTAFAVPIVFNAVAWPLSADPMGFVHNTLPYIMQTRDYFNSAIVGNGIYYGLPMWLIVALRVAFVALAVVSLWLLYRYYRERDQLFWMLTSSGVLLITSWLVLSLAQGYYSMTLFPFLMTVVLPNSVIRNWPAWLGVYGFMTMDRWLMWRWPTTGRFLEYMKITYGWSLILIVVFCVLYFRYLDAKADDRLDDGIDPVWLNRPREAVSA; encoded by the coding sequence GTGTACGGTTCGGTCGTGACGGCAGTCGATTCCATCCGTAACGGCATTCTGGGGGCATTCGGTCCCCGCACCTCCCCGCCCAGCACCGCGACGGTACTGCGCTCGGTCTTGTGGCCGCTGGCGATCATGTCGATCATTCACCGCAGCTACGTGCTGTCCACCAACGGCTACATCACCGACGACTTCGGTCCGGTGTACCGCGCGGTGTCGAATTTTCGGCGGCACTGGGCCATCTACAACGAACATTTCAACTTCGTCGACCCGCACTACCTGTACCCACCGGGCGGCACTCTGCTGCTTGCCCCGTTCGGATTCCTGCCGGAGTTCGCGTCACGCTTCTGGTTCGTCGCGTTCAATTCGATAGCCGTCATCATCGCGGCCTGTCTTCTGGTACGGCTGTTCAAATTCTCTCTGACCTCGGTGGCACTGCCGGCACTCCTGCTGGCCATGTTCTGCACCGAATCAGTGACCAACACACTGGTTTTCACCAATATCAACGGCTGCATCCTGCTGGCCGAGGTGCTGTTCTTCCGCTGGCTGTTGGACGGCAAGCAGAACCATCAGTGGTTGGCGGGCGCAGCAATCGGGATGACGCTGGTGGTCAAACCACTGCTCGGAGTCCTGCTGTTGCTGCCGCTCCTGAACCGTCAGTGGCGTGCATTGGTCACGGCATTCGCGGTGCCGATCGTGTTCAACGCGGTGGCCTGGCCCCTGTCAGCCGACCCGATGGGCTTCGTGCACAACACGCTTCCCTACATCATGCAGACCCGCGACTACTTCAACTCCGCGATCGTGGGCAACGGCATCTACTACGGGCTGCCGATGTGGCTGATCGTCGCGCTGCGGGTCGCGTTCGTGGCGCTCGCCGTAGTCAGCCTGTGGCTGCTGTACCGCTACTATCGCGAACGCGATCAACTGTTTTGGATGCTGACCTCCTCGGGCGTGCTGTTGATCACCTCGTGGCTCGTGCTGTCGCTCGCCCAGGGCTATTACTCGATGACGCTGTTCCCGTTCCTGATGACGGTGGTGTTGCCGAACTCGGTGATCCGAAACTGGCCTGCGTGGCTGGGCGTCTACGGGTTCATGACCATGGATCGCTGGTTGATGTGGCGCTGGCCGACGACCGGCCGCTTCCTGGAGTACATGAAGATCACCTATGGCTGGTCGCTGATCCTGATCGTGGTGTTCTGCGTGCTGTACTTCCGCTACCTGGACGCCAAGGCCGACGATCGGCTCGACGACGGCATCGACCCGGTATGGCTGAACCGGCCGCGGGAAGCCGTCTCGGCGTGA
- the msrB gene encoding peptide-methionine (R)-S-oxide reductase MsrB has protein sequence MTNPGPELELTDDQWREKLTAAEFAVLRRAGTERPFTGEYTDTKTEGVYECRACGAELFRSTEKFESHCGWPSFFDPANSDAVILRSDDSLGMRRVEVLCSRCHSHLGHVFEGEGYPTPTDQRFCINSISLRLVPAER, from the coding sequence ATGACGAACCCGGGCCCCGAACTGGAACTGACCGATGACCAGTGGCGCGAGAAGCTCACTGCGGCAGAGTTCGCGGTGCTGCGACGGGCAGGTACCGAACGCCCCTTCACCGGGGAATACACCGACACGAAGACCGAAGGGGTCTACGAGTGCCGAGCCTGCGGTGCCGAGCTGTTCCGCAGCACCGAGAAGTTCGAATCCCATTGCGGTTGGCCATCTTTCTTCGACCCGGCCAATTCAGACGCGGTGATCCTGCGCTCCGACGATTCCCTCGGTATGCGCCGGGTCGAAGTGTTGTGCTCCCGCTGCCACAGCCACCTCGGTCACGTCTTCGAAGGCGAGGGTTATCCCACCCCGACCGACCAGCGGTTCTGCATAAACTCGATCTCGCTTCGCCTGGTACCGGCCGAGCGCTGA
- a CDS encoding VIT1/CCC1 family protein has translation MAAPQPTDSQLRRWRQYLANERAEAAVYRDLAQRREGAERDILLELAAAEGRHERHWLTLLGDQVGHPHRPDVRTRALGFLARHLGSVFTLALAQRAEARSAYETDTDATPTMAADERIHMEVVRALASRGRDQLSGSFRAAVFGANDGLVSNLALVLGISATGVSNQTILATGLAGLIAGALSMGAGEYVSVNSQLELLEASTPSATAGTAVRALDVEANELELVYRARGMSQREAADRAAEVFASLRSGALGDSPLGEVSTEKHEAVGTGLRAATSSFLFFASGALIPVLPYLFGLTGIVAVVVSAVLVGLALLTTGMTVGLLSGGPPLRRAMRQLLIGYGAATVTYLLGLLFGTAAG, from the coding sequence ATGGCTGCTCCGCAGCCCACCGACTCGCAGTTGCGACGGTGGCGACAATACCTAGCCAATGAACGCGCCGAAGCCGCCGTGTACCGGGATCTGGCACAGCGCCGCGAGGGTGCCGAACGTGACATCCTGCTGGAGCTGGCCGCCGCGGAGGGCAGGCACGAGCGGCACTGGTTGACTTTGCTCGGCGACCAGGTGGGCCATCCTCACCGTCCCGACGTGCGGACCCGCGCACTGGGCTTCCTGGCCCGGCACCTCGGTTCCGTCTTCACGCTGGCGCTCGCGCAACGCGCCGAGGCACGTTCGGCCTACGAGACCGACACCGACGCCACACCGACGATGGCCGCCGACGAACGCATCCACATGGAGGTGGTACGCGCACTCGCCAGCCGGGGCCGTGACCAACTGTCGGGGAGCTTCCGCGCCGCGGTGTTCGGCGCCAACGACGGGCTCGTCAGCAACCTGGCGCTGGTGCTGGGCATCAGCGCTACCGGGGTGTCCAATCAAACGATTCTGGCGACAGGTCTGGCCGGGTTGATCGCGGGAGCGCTGTCGATGGGCGCTGGCGAATATGTATCGGTCAACTCACAACTCGAACTGCTCGAGGCCTCGACACCGAGCGCCACCGCCGGTACCGCGGTGCGGGCGCTCGATGTCGAGGCCAATGAGCTGGAGCTGGTGTACCGGGCCCGCGGGATGAGCCAACGGGAGGCCGCCGACCGCGCCGCCGAGGTCTTCGCGAGCCTGCGGTCCGGTGCGCTGGGTGACTCACCGCTCGGCGAGGTGTCCACCGAGAAGCACGAAGCCGTGGGAACCGGACTGCGGGCCGCGACGTCGAGCTTCTTGTTCTTCGCGTCCGGCGCGCTGATCCCGGTGCTGCCCTACCTGTTCGGACTTACCGGCATCGTCGCCGTGGTGGTGTCGGCGGTCCTGGTCGGGTTGGCGCTCCTGACGACGGGCATGACCGTGGGCCTGCTCTCCGGCGGTCCACCGCTGCGACGTGCGATGCGCCAACTGCTGATCGGCTACGGCGCCGCCACCGTCACTTACCTGCTGGGTCTGTTGTTCGGCACCGCAGCGGGTTGA
- a CDS encoding class I SAM-dependent methyltransferase has translation MTAPEDTTRHFEEMYRDERTSHGLPAATPWDIGGPQPVVQQLVAVGAVKGEVLDPGTGPGHHAIHYASKGLSATGIDASPSAIERARENAAKAGVTVDFQVADATKLDGLEGRFDTVVDSAFFHVFTGERELQKSYVRALHRATKPGARLFMFEFGDHNVNGFRMPRSLTADDFRAVLPDAGWDITYLGPTTYQGNVSVETFEMMAARNPDMAEGMEPLLERLRIIEPWLINGRVHMPFWEVHATRMG, from the coding sequence ATGACTGCTCCAGAAGACACCACGCGTCATTTCGAAGAGATGTATCGCGACGAGCGGACATCGCACGGATTACCGGCCGCGACCCCGTGGGACATCGGCGGCCCGCAACCGGTTGTGCAGCAGCTCGTCGCGGTCGGCGCCGTCAAGGGGGAAGTGCTCGATCCCGGTACCGGCCCTGGCCACCACGCCATCCACTACGCGTCAAAAGGCTTGTCTGCCACGGGTATCGACGCGTCGCCCAGTGCGATTGAACGGGCGAGGGAGAACGCCGCGAAGGCCGGGGTAACGGTCGACTTCCAGGTTGCCGATGCCACCAAACTCGACGGCCTGGAGGGCCGATTCGACACCGTCGTCGACTCCGCGTTCTTCCATGTGTTCACCGGCGAGCGGGAACTGCAGAAGTCCTATGTCCGCGCGCTGCATCGCGCCACCAAACCCGGGGCTCGGTTGTTCATGTTCGAGTTCGGCGACCACAACGTCAACGGTTTCCGTATGCCGCGGTCCCTCACCGCCGACGATTTCCGCGCGGTACTGCCGGACGCGGGCTGGGACATCACTTACCTCGGCCCCACCACCTATCAGGGCAACGTCAGCGTCGAGACCTTCGAGATGATGGCCGCCCGTAACCCCGATATGGCCGAGGGCATGGAACCTTTGCTGGAACGGCTGCGGATCATAGAACCGTGGCTGATCAACGGCCGCGTGCACATGCCGTTCTGGGAGGTGCACGCCACCAGGATGGGCTGA
- the hemQ gene encoding hydrogen peroxide-dependent heme synthase translates to MAKLDFDALNSTLRYLMFSVFSVNPGELGEDRADVIDEAASFFKAQEDRGVVVRGLYDVAGLRADADFMIWTHAEKIEALQATYADFRRTTALGRVSDPVWSSAALHRPAEFNKSHVPSFIAGEDPGAYICVYPFVRSYEWYLLPDEERRRMLSEHGMAARGYKDVRANTVPAFALGDYEWILAFEAPELDRIVDLMRDLRATDARRHTREETPFFTGPRVAVEELVAKLP, encoded by the coding sequence ATGGCCAAGCTTGATTTCGACGCACTGAACTCCACCCTGCGCTACCTGATGTTCTCCGTGTTTTCGGTGAATCCGGGTGAACTGGGGGAGGATCGCGCCGATGTCATCGACGAGGCCGCGTCCTTCTTCAAGGCCCAGGAGGACCGCGGTGTCGTGGTCCGCGGCCTGTACGACGTGGCCGGGTTGCGCGCCGACGCCGACTTCATGATCTGGACCCACGCCGAGAAGATCGAAGCGTTGCAGGCCACCTATGCCGACTTCCGCCGCACCACGGCGCTGGGCCGGGTCAGTGACCCCGTGTGGAGCAGTGCCGCGCTGCACCGGCCTGCCGAGTTCAACAAGAGCCACGTTCCGTCGTTCATCGCGGGTGAAGATCCCGGCGCGTACATCTGCGTGTACCCGTTCGTGAGGTCCTACGAGTGGTACCTGCTGCCCGACGAGGAGCGCCGCCGGATGCTTTCCGAACACGGCATGGCCGCCCGCGGGTACAAGGACGTGCGCGCCAACACCGTTCCGGCCTTCGCCCTGGGCGACTACGAGTGGATCCTGGCGTTCGAGGCGCCCGAGTTGGATCGCATCGTGGACCTGATGCGGGATCTGCGCGCCACCGATGCCCGGCGGCACACCCGTGAGGAGACCCCGTTCTTCACCGGACCACGGGTCGCTGTCGAGGAACTCGTCGCCAAGCTGCCGTAA
- a CDS encoding protoporphyrinogen oxidase, with protein sequence MRAAYCIVGGGISGLVAAYRLRMAAGPDADITLLDPADRLGGILRTERVGGQPLDVGAEAFVVRRPEMPALLAELGLARRQIATTGVRPLIYSDGRLHPMPLGTLQGIPAEASSLLGLVDDTTVAQILDERTRPLRWRRGADPSVAELVGDRFGAQVVTRSVDPLLAGVYAGSAATIGLRSAVPPLATALDRGAPSLTDAVRAALPPPAGDSVFGALDGGYSVLLDELHRRSAARWVQVGAERVDRGAEGWEVLDDEGTRWRADAVILAVPAPRLPKLIEHIAPRTADAARRIRVASAAVVALALPGGTPLPQQSGVLVAGANQGEELRNPVNAKAVTLSSRKWGRRGNVELVRLSFGRYGDTLARDTGDEDLLAWAARDLNTLFGVTVEPVDSHVQRWIDAMPQYGPGHPDLVAELRAGLPPTLSVAGGYLDGIGVPACVASATRAADTLLKPGVAR encoded by the coding sequence GTGAGAGCGGCATATTGCATTGTTGGCGGCGGGATTTCGGGTCTGGTCGCGGCTTACCGCTTGAGGATGGCCGCCGGTCCCGACGCCGACATCACACTGCTGGACCCGGCTGACCGGCTGGGTGGAATCCTGCGCACCGAGCGTGTCGGCGGACAGCCGCTCGATGTTGGCGCCGAGGCGTTCGTGGTCCGCCGGCCTGAGATGCCGGCCTTGCTGGCTGAACTGGGGCTGGCACGGCGCCAGATCGCCACCACCGGAGTACGTCCCCTGATCTACAGCGACGGGCGGCTCCACCCGATGCCGCTGGGCACGCTGCAGGGTATTCCCGCTGAGGCGTCGTCGCTGCTGGGGCTCGTCGACGACACAACCGTGGCGCAAATCTTGGATGAGCGGACCCGACCATTGCGCTGGCGCCGCGGTGCTGATCCCAGCGTCGCCGAACTCGTCGGGGACCGGTTCGGAGCGCAGGTGGTGACCCGCTCGGTCGACCCGCTGCTGGCCGGTGTGTACGCCGGGTCGGCGGCCACCATCGGGTTGCGGTCGGCCGTCCCGCCGCTGGCCACGGCACTTGACCGGGGTGCGCCGAGCCTGACCGATGCTGTGCGCGCGGCGCTGCCACCCCCGGCCGGTGACTCGGTGTTCGGGGCGTTGGACGGCGGTTACTCCGTGCTGCTGGACGAACTGCACCGCCGGTCGGCGGCCCGCTGGGTTCAGGTGGGCGCCGAGCGTGTCGATCGGGGAGCAGAGGGCTGGGAGGTGCTCGACGACGAGGGCACCCGGTGGCGCGCCGACGCGGTGATCCTGGCCGTCCCGGCGCCGCGGCTGCCGAAGCTTATCGAGCACATCGCACCCAGGACCGCGGATGCGGCTCGTCGTATCCGCGTCGCCTCGGCGGCGGTCGTGGCCCTGGCGCTGCCGGGCGGGACACCGCTGCCGCAGCAGTCCGGGGTACTGGTGGCCGGCGCCAATCAGGGTGAAGAGCTCAGGAACCCCGTCAACGCAAAGGCCGTCACCTTGTCGTCCCGCAAATGGGGGCGTCGTGGCAACGTCGAACTCGTGCGGCTCTCGTTCGGCCGCTACGGTGACACCCTGGCCCGCGACACCGGCGACGAGGACCTGCTGGCGTGGGCCGCGCGCGACCTCAACACCCTGTTCGGGGTGACCGTTGAACCGGTCGACAGCCACGTGCAGCGGTGGATCGACGCGATGCCGCAGTATGGCCCGGGACACCCTGATCTTGTGGCTGAGCTCCGTGCTGGGTTACCGCCGACTCTGTCGGTGGCCGGGGGCTATCTCGACGGCATCGGGGTGCCGGCATGTGTGGCGTCGGCCACCCGTGCTGCCGACACATTGCTGAAACCCGGCGTGGCACGATAG
- the hemE gene encoding uroporphyrinogen decarboxylase, translating into MNTRRELPKSPYLAAASGRTPHRVPVWFMRQAGRSLPEYRALRAQHRMLDACFDPELVCEITLQPVRRHGVDAAILFSDIVVPLKAAGVGLDIVPDVGPVIEHPIRTIADVQGLKPLEPQQVSPVVEAVSLLVSALGEVPLIGFAGAPFTLASYLVEGGPSRHHERTKAMMHGEPETWHALMTVLTDLTIAFLQAQVDAGVDALQVFDSWAGTLSLVDYRSHVLPHSARVFATLAAAGVPMTHFGVGTSELLGAMSEAVEPATAAVVGVDWRTSLADAAARVRPGTALQGNLDPVVLLAGWPVAEAAVRRVVEDGRQAVAAGAAGHIFNLGHGVLPATDPGVITEAVALVHAL; encoded by the coding sequence ATGAATACCCGCCGCGAGCTGCCCAAGTCGCCCTACCTGGCTGCCGCCAGCGGCCGCACCCCGCACCGTGTGCCGGTGTGGTTCATGCGGCAGGCCGGCCGGTCCCTGCCCGAGTATCGGGCGTTGCGGGCCCAGCACCGCATGCTGGACGCCTGCTTCGACCCCGAACTGGTCTGCGAGATCACCCTGCAGCCCGTCCGGCGCCACGGCGTCGACGCTGCCATTTTGTTCTCCGACATCGTGGTGCCGCTCAAGGCGGCCGGCGTCGGTCTGGACATCGTGCCCGACGTGGGACCGGTCATAGAGCACCCGATCCGCACGATCGCCGATGTGCAGGGATTGAAGCCGCTTGAGCCACAGCAGGTCTCACCGGTCGTCGAGGCGGTGTCACTGCTGGTGTCGGCGCTGGGCGAGGTGCCCTTGATCGGGTTCGCGGGTGCCCCGTTCACGCTGGCGTCCTACCTTGTCGAGGGTGGCCCGAGCCGCCATCACGAGCGCACCAAAGCGATGATGCACGGCGAGCCCGAAACCTGGCACGCGTTGATGACGGTGTTGACCGATCTGACCATCGCATTCCTGCAAGCACAGGTGGACGCGGGGGTGGACGCCCTGCAAGTGTTCGACTCCTGGGCCGGGACGCTGTCACTGGTCGACTACCGCAGCCACGTGCTGCCGCACAGCGCCCGGGTGTTCGCAACCCTGGCCGCGGCCGGAGTACCGATGACCCACTTCGGTGTGGGCACGTCAGAGCTGCTCGGCGCCATGTCCGAGGCGGTGGAACCGGCCACGGCTGCCGTGGTGGGGGTCGACTGGCGTACGTCGCTCGCCGACGCGGCCGCCAGGGTCAGGCCGGGCACCGCTCTGCAGGGCAACCTCGATCCAGTGGTGTTGCTGGCCGGTTGGCCGGTAGCCGAAGCCGCGGTGCGCCGGGTGGTCGAGGATGGGCGTCAGGCGGTCGCCGCCGGGGCCGCCGGGCATATCTTCAATCTGGGCCACGGGGTGTTGCCTGCAACCGATCCCGGCGTCATCACCGAGGCAGTGGCGCTGGTCCACGCGCTGTGA
- a CDS encoding DUF3000 domain-containing protein codes for MNATSVRPEIELGPIRPPQRLAPYSYALGAEVKHPETAIVPERSEGDAFGRLILLHDPEGAEAWDGTMRLVAYIQADLDSSEAIDPLLPEVAWSWLVDALDTRAEHVTALGGTVTATTSVRYGDISGPPRAHQLELRASWTATNLELGPHVEAFCEVLEHAAGLPPAGVTDLSSHARVR; via the coding sequence ATGAATGCCACCTCCGTACGCCCGGAAATTGAGCTGGGCCCGATCCGCCCGCCACAGCGGCTGGCGCCCTACAGCTATGCGCTGGGCGCCGAGGTCAAGCATCCCGAAACCGCGATCGTCCCGGAGCGGTCCGAAGGCGACGCCTTCGGCCGGCTGATCCTGCTGCACGACCCCGAAGGCGCCGAGGCGTGGGACGGCACCATGCGGCTCGTGGCGTACATCCAGGCCGATCTGGATTCCAGCGAGGCCATCGACCCGCTGCTGCCTGAAGTGGCGTGGAGTTGGCTGGTCGACGCCCTGGATACCCGCGCCGAGCATGTCACGGCGCTCGGCGGCACGGTCACTGCCACCACTTCAGTGCGGTACGGCGACATCTCCGGTCCCCCGCGTGCCCACCAGCTGGAGCTGCGGGCCTCGTGGACGGCCACCAACCTGGAGCTGGGACCACACGTGGAGGCGTTCTGTGAAGTCCTCGAGCACGCGGCGGGGCTACCCCCAGCCGGCGTCACGGACCTGAGTTCCCACGCGCGCGTGAGATGA
- a CDS encoding ribonuclease D: MTDGESDLIEAAESEATPLLTPADGVPEVCVTSEEISSAATLLARGSGRFAIDAERASGFRYSNRAYLVQIRRAGAGTVLIDPVNHGGSPIDALAPVAHLLEADEWVLHAADQDLPCLAEIGLRPAQLYDTELAGRLAGFERVNLAAMVQRLLGLQLMKGHGAADWSKRPLPDDWLNYAALDVEVLLELRDAIAAVLEEQGKTDWATQEFEYLRTYVAQPTRRERWRRTSGIHKVRNPRALAAVRELWTTRDNIARGRDIAPGRILPDSAIVSAATADPKTVDELTVLPVFGGSKQRRSAQVWLDALERARQNPDPPSAAEPQNGPPPAVRWGRRKPEAAARLEAARAGLAELSARVSVPAENLITPEVVRRLCWDWQPVPDVATAVEEFLIETQVRPWQRELTVPILTTALTIES; the protein is encoded by the coding sequence ATGACAGACGGAGAATCAGACCTTATCGAGGCGGCAGAGTCCGAGGCCACTCCTCTGCTCACGCCGGCCGACGGCGTGCCGGAAGTGTGCGTCACCTCTGAGGAGATTTCCTCGGCGGCAACGCTTCTCGCGCGCGGCTCGGGCCGGTTCGCCATCGACGCCGAGCGCGCCTCGGGATTTCGCTATTCCAATCGCGCCTACCTGGTGCAGATCCGCCGGGCCGGGGCGGGCACGGTGCTGATCGATCCGGTGAACCACGGTGGCTCCCCGATCGACGCGCTGGCTCCCGTGGCACACCTGCTCGAGGCCGATGAGTGGGTGTTGCACGCCGCCGACCAGGATCTGCCGTGCCTCGCCGAGATCGGGTTGCGCCCGGCCCAGCTCTACGACACCGAACTGGCGGGCCGGCTTGCGGGGTTCGAACGGGTCAATCTGGCGGCCATGGTGCAGCGACTGCTGGGCCTGCAGTTGATGAAGGGCCACGGTGCGGCCGACTGGTCGAAGCGGCCGCTTCCCGACGACTGGTTGAACTACGCCGCACTTGACGTCGAGGTGCTGTTGGAGCTGCGGGACGCGATCGCGGCAGTGCTCGAAGAGCAGGGTAAGACAGACTGGGCCACACAGGAATTCGAGTACCTGCGAACCTATGTCGCGCAGCCCACCCGCCGCGAGCGCTGGCGCCGCACGTCAGGAATCCACAAGGTACGCAACCCGCGGGCCTTGGCTGCCGTCCGGGAACTGTGGACCACGCGCGACAACATCGCCCGCGGCCGTGATATCGCTCCCGGCCGCATCCTGCCCGACTCTGCGATCGTCAGTGCCGCCACCGCCGATCCGAAGACCGTCGACGAGCTGACTGTGCTGCCGGTCTTCGGCGGATCCAAACAACGCCGCAGCGCGCAGGTCTGGCTCGACGCACTGGAGCGCGCCCGGCAGAACCCTGATCCGCCGTCGGCGGCCGAGCCGCAAAACGGCCCGCCACCGGCGGTCCGCTGGGGCAGGCGCAAACCAGAGGCCGCGGCCCGGTTGGAAGCCGCGCGGGCAGGCCTGGCCGAACTGTCCGCGCGGGTTTCGGTACCCGCGGAGAACCTCATCACTCCCGAGGTGGTGCGCCGGCTGTGCTGGGATTGGCAACCGGTGCCCGACGTCGCGACGGCGGTCGAGGAATTCCTGATCGAGACCCAGGTGCGGCCTTGGCAGCGAGAGCTGACGGTGCCGATCCTCACCACCGCGCTGACCATCGAAAGCTGA